From the Caballeronia sp. NK8 genome, one window contains:
- a CDS encoding tannase/feruloyl esterase family alpha/beta hydrolase: MALAPFSGAHAAAYVTKHCDDLEGKIVPASIIGLPTRGATIVSAWVVKAAAPGNRNGEYCRITGFIKALQDSTPDIRFEVNLPSRWNGRALQMGGGGYNGTIVSGTDPMPFAPDSTPLARGYATFGSDSGHVGNAGRADFAGNDEAIVNFGFGHLKKTRDVALALIQMGYGRTPEKTYFAGGSTGGREGFTVIERFPNDYDGVIANAPAINFSGVRLMGVKVGQASYAKPGGFVGVAQQRRVFETVVHECDRLDGAADGIVSNVEACRKLEPQIIASLRCANGQRPSLRDSCLSDAQIDTLQTLRDGVALPYPLAYGVDSYPGYNVFQGVDFSGTLGLGDSPVLLTPPTFAANGYLFAQGDAYIRHFVTRDLGFSALTFDLDNPGRFKQRLITLAYTVGAMNPDFSAFIAHGGKLIAMHGLADEVISPNQTIAFYRGLIDRYGQDTVDSFMRLYMVPGFQHGNGVFIPAWDELGALDEWVSNGVGPETLVGSDIAPATNGRTRPICRYPNYPRYMGKGSISLAASFRCVEP, from the coding sequence ATGGCGCTCGCGCCGTTTTCGGGTGCCCACGCGGCCGCCTACGTGACGAAGCACTGCGACGACCTCGAAGGCAAAATCGTGCCCGCGTCGATCATCGGGCTGCCGACGCGCGGCGCGACGATCGTCTCCGCCTGGGTCGTGAAGGCGGCCGCGCCCGGCAACCGCAACGGCGAGTATTGCCGCATCACGGGGTTCATCAAGGCGCTGCAGGATTCGACGCCCGATATCCGCTTCGAAGTGAACCTGCCGAGCCGCTGGAACGGGCGCGCGTTGCAGATGGGCGGCGGCGGCTACAACGGCACGATCGTCTCCGGCACCGACCCGATGCCTTTCGCGCCGGACTCCACGCCGCTCGCGCGCGGCTACGCGACGTTCGGCTCGGACTCGGGCCACGTCGGCAACGCGGGGCGCGCGGACTTCGCGGGCAACGACGAAGCCATCGTCAATTTCGGCTTCGGGCATCTCAAGAAAACGCGCGATGTCGCGCTTGCGCTGATCCAGATGGGCTACGGGCGCACGCCCGAAAAAACCTACTTCGCCGGCGGCTCGACGGGCGGGCGCGAGGGTTTCACCGTGATCGAGCGCTTTCCGAACGACTACGACGGCGTGATCGCCAACGCGCCCGCGATCAATTTCTCCGGCGTCCGGCTGATGGGCGTGAAGGTCGGGCAGGCCTCGTATGCGAAACCGGGCGGCTTCGTCGGCGTCGCGCAGCAGCGGCGCGTGTTCGAGACCGTCGTGCACGAATGCGACCGGCTCGACGGCGCGGCGGACGGCATCGTCAGCAACGTGGAGGCGTGCAGGAAGCTGGAACCGCAGATCATCGCGTCGCTGCGTTGCGCGAACGGGCAGCGGCCGTCCTTGCGCGACAGTTGCCTGTCGGACGCGCAGATCGACACGCTTCAGACCTTGCGCGATGGCGTCGCGCTGCCATATCCGCTCGCGTACGGCGTCGATAGCTATCCCGGCTACAACGTCTTTCAGGGCGTCGATTTCTCGGGCACGCTCGGCCTCGGCGACTCGCCGGTACTGCTCACGCCGCCGACCTTTGCCGCGAACGGGTATCTGTTCGCGCAAGGCGACGCGTATATCCGCCACTTCGTCACGCGCGATCTCGGCTTCAGCGCGCTCACCTTCGACCTCGACAATCCCGGCCGCTTCAAGCAGCGCCTCATCACGCTCGCGTACACCGTCGGCGCGATGAACCCGGATTTCTCCGCGTTCATCGCGCACGGCGGCAAGCTCATCGCGATGCACGGCCTCGCCGACGAAGTCATCAGCCCGAACCAGACGATCGCGTTCTATCGCGGACTCATCGACCGATACGGCCAGGACACCGTCGATTCGTTCATGCGGCTCTACATGGTGCCGGGCTTCCAGCACGGCAACGGCGTGTTCATTCCCGCCTGGGACGAACTCGGCGCGCTCGACGAATGGGTGAGCAACGGCGTCGGACCCGAGACGCTTGTCGGCAGCGACATCGCGCCCGCCACCAACGGACGCACGCGGCCGATATGCCGTTATCCGAACTATCCACGCTACATGGGCAAGGGCAGCATCAGTCTCGCGGCGAGCTTCCGTTGCGTGGAGCCGTGA
- a CDS encoding DUF2917 domain-containing protein, whose protein sequence is MEEVSQVCAGHGAGHGVASGRLSTAGASGARVVVYVEVHPHQMVSWRLTRDAELRVADAPGCSLWLTRHRDPYDYWMKPGDVVRLSRGERVWLSSASDAAIEVSLTSYRAAPRGLLLRWLARYWPRIAGRHANAL, encoded by the coding sequence ATGGAAGAGGTATCGCAAGTTTGCGCGGGTCATGGCGCCGGCCACGGCGTGGCGTCGGGGCGCCTGAGCACAGCGGGCGCATCGGGCGCGCGCGTCGTGGTCTATGTCGAAGTGCATCCGCATCAGATGGTGTCCTGGCGGCTCACGCGCGACGCCGAACTGCGCGTGGCCGATGCGCCCGGGTGTTCGCTCTGGCTCACGCGTCATCGCGACCCGTACGACTACTGGATGAAGCCCGGCGATGTCGTGAGACTGTCGCGCGGCGAGCGCGTGTGGCTGTCGTCCGCGAGCGATGCGGCGATCGAAGTGTCGCTCACGTCGTATCGCGCAGCGCCGCGCGGCTTGCTGCTGCGCTGGCTCGCGAGGTACTGGCCACGCATCGCGGGCCGGCATGCGAACGCGCTCTGA
- a CDS encoding YciI family protein, with product MAYLLLVVEPVEQRGQRTQEEGREAYRQMGEFAEGLKARGVLRAVESLTSQKDGARVTNVDGDARVIDGPFAEAKEMIGGFFLLDCETHAQAVAIAAQCPAAKWCTIEVRKVGPCYL from the coding sequence GTGGCTTATTTGCTACTCGTCGTGGAACCGGTCGAACAGCGCGGCCAGCGCACGCAGGAAGAGGGACGCGAGGCGTATCGCCAGATGGGCGAGTTCGCCGAAGGACTGAAGGCGCGCGGCGTGTTGCGCGCGGTCGAATCGCTGACCTCGCAAAAGGACGGGGCGCGCGTCACGAACGTCGATGGCGATGCGCGCGTCATCGACGGCCCGTTCGCCGAAGCGAAGGAGATGATCGGCGGCTTCTTTCTGCTCGATTGCGAAACGCATGCGCAAGCCGTCGCGATCGCGGCGCAATGCCCGGCGGCGAAGTGGTGCACCATCGAAGTCCGCAAGGTCGGGCCGTGTTATTTGTGA
- a CDS encoding VOC family protein: protein MHKQIFVNLPVRDLKRSMTFFKALGLSFNPNFTNDDAACLVIGENIYAMLLVEKFFQTFTEKPIADAHASTETLVCLSCESRAEVDDLVAKAVAAGGRAPREPQDHGFMYGHGFEDLDGHIWELVHMNPEAA from the coding sequence ATGCACAAACAGATCTTCGTGAACCTGCCGGTTCGCGACCTCAAGCGTTCGATGACCTTCTTCAAGGCACTGGGTCTGAGCTTCAACCCGAACTTCACGAACGACGACGCCGCGTGCCTCGTCATCGGCGAAAACATTTACGCGATGCTGCTCGTCGAAAAGTTTTTCCAGACCTTCACGGAGAAGCCGATCGCCGACGCCCACGCGAGCACCGAGACGCTCGTGTGCCTGTCGTGCGAGAGCAGGGCGGAAGTCGACGATCTGGTCGCGAAGGCCGTCGCCGCGGGCGGACGCGCGCCGCGCGAGCCGCAGGATCACGGCTTCATGTACGGCCACGGCTTCGAGGATCTCGACGGTCATATCTGGGAACTCGTGCACATGAATCCGGAAGCGGCGTGA
- a CDS encoding RNA polymerase sigma factor, whose amino-acid sequence MSGRGQRNDTEDDAARRAIDAVWRIESAKVIASVARVVRDVALAEELAQDAFVAALEHWSQPGVGVPEKPGAWLMTTAKNKALDRLRQHALHARKHEEYGRDLDAQEAHITPDFVDALDAAREDDIGDDLLRLIFTACHPVLSVDARAALTLRLIGGLTTDEIARAFLVPEPTIAQRIVRAKRTLSAARVPFEVPKADARAARLGSVLEVIYLIFNEGYSATAGDDWMRPGLCEDALRLGRILAELTPDESEVHGLVALMEIQASRMKARIDREGRPVLLPDQDRSRWDPLLIRRGLTALTRSEALGGARGVYALQAALAACHARAPSAGDTDWPMIVALYDALMQTAPTPVVELNRAVAVSMAYGPQAALPIVDALSDAPALRNYHWLPSVRADLLAKLGRRREARAEFERAASLTKNARERAFLLDRAGEMG is encoded by the coding sequence GTGAGCGGGCGCGGGCAGCGGAACGACACGGAGGACGATGCCGCGCGGCGCGCGATCGACGCGGTATGGCGCATCGAGTCCGCGAAGGTGATCGCGAGCGTGGCGCGCGTCGTGCGCGATGTCGCGCTCGCCGAGGAACTGGCGCAGGACGCGTTCGTCGCCGCACTGGAACACTGGAGCCAACCGGGCGTGGGCGTGCCCGAGAAGCCGGGAGCGTGGCTCATGACGACAGCGAAAAACAAGGCGCTCGACCGTCTGCGGCAGCACGCGCTGCACGCGCGCAAGCACGAGGAATACGGCCGCGACCTCGACGCGCAGGAGGCGCACATCACGCCCGATTTCGTCGATGCGCTCGACGCCGCGCGCGAGGACGACATCGGCGACGATCTGCTGCGGCTCATTTTCACGGCGTGCCATCCGGTGCTGTCCGTCGATGCGCGCGCCGCGCTGACGCTGCGCCTGATCGGCGGACTCACGACCGACGAGATCGCGCGCGCGTTTCTCGTGCCGGAGCCGACCATCGCGCAGCGCATCGTGCGGGCGAAGCGCACGCTGTCGGCGGCCCGCGTGCCGTTCGAGGTGCCGAAAGCCGACGCGCGCGCGGCGCGGCTCGGATCGGTGCTCGAAGTCATCTATCTGATCTTCAACGAAGGCTATTCGGCGACGGCCGGCGACGACTGGATGCGTCCGGGCTTGTGTGAAGACGCGTTGCGGCTCGGGCGCATCCTCGCCGAACTGACGCCGGATGAGAGCGAGGTTCACGGGCTCGTCGCGCTGATGGAAATTCAGGCCTCGCGCATGAAGGCGCGCATCGACCGGGAAGGCCGGCCGGTGCTGCTGCCAGACCAGGACCGCAGCCGCTGGGACCCGCTGCTGATCCGTCGCGGGCTCACGGCGCTGACACGCTCGGAAGCGCTGGGCGGCGCGCGCGGCGTGTACGCGCTGCAGGCGGCGCTCGCGGCGTGCCATGCGCGCGCGCCGAGCGCCGGCGACACCGACTGGCCGATGATCGTCGCGCTCTACGACGCGCTGATGCAAACCGCGCCGACGCCGGTGGTCGAACTGAATCGCGCGGTCGCCGTGAGCATGGCGTACGGGCCGCAGGCCGCGCTGCCGATCGTCGATGCGTTGTCGGACGCGCCCGCGCTCAGGAACTATCACTGGCTGCCGAGCGTGCGCGCCGATCTGCTGGCGAAGCTGGGGCGCAGGCGTGAGGCGCGCGCGGAGTTCGAACGCGCGGCGTCGCTGACGAAGAATGCGCGGGAGCGGGCGTTTCTGCTGGATCGGGCTGGGGAGATGGGGTGA
- a CDS encoding CBS domain-containing protein, whose amino-acid sequence MATVKQVLRAKGDMTVHTIDAEASVHEAVALMSRAEVGALVVMVGDTVCGIVTERDYARKVILRDKASRTTTVCEIMTAPVMSVSLRTSADECMTLMTQHRIRHLPVIEGGMLAGMISIGDLVRHVIDEQQFAIDQLESYVRGPRADTPTCALTKRSPIPQTLAARFA is encoded by the coding sequence ATGGCAACGGTGAAGCAAGTCCTGAGGGCTAAGGGCGACATGACGGTTCACACCATCGATGCGGAGGCGAGCGTTCACGAAGCCGTCGCGCTGATGTCGCGGGCGGAAGTGGGCGCGCTGGTCGTCATGGTCGGCGATACGGTGTGCGGCATCGTCACGGAGCGCGACTACGCGCGCAAGGTGATCCTGCGGGACAAGGCTTCGCGCACGACGACGGTATGCGAGATCATGACCGCGCCCGTGATGTCCGTGAGCCTCAGAACGAGCGCCGACGAATGCATGACGCTGATGACGCAGCACCGCATCCGTCATCTGCCGGTGATCGAGGGCGGCATGCTCGCCGGCATGATTTCGATCGGCGATCTGGTGCGGCATGTCATCGACGAGCAGCAGTTCGCCATCGACCAGCTAGAAAGCTACGTGCGCGGCCCGCGTGCCGACACGCCGACCTGCGCGCTCACGAAGCGCAGCCCGATTCCGCAGACGCTCGCGGCGCGGTTTGCGTAG
- a CDS encoding zf-TFIIB domain-containing protein: MKCPVCPATDLLMTIREGIEIDYCPQCRGVWLDRGELDQMIRRATQDSLAEAQAARRDDWQERDHDRERRPHRQEGYHYGDSRGKHEHGRRKKSFLGDLFDFD; this comes from the coding sequence ATGAAATGCCCCGTGTGTCCCGCGACAGACCTGCTGATGACCATTCGCGAGGGCATCGAAATCGACTATTGCCCGCAATGCCGCGGCGTGTGGCTTGATCGCGGCGAGCTCGATCAGATGATCCGCCGCGCCACGCAGGATTCGCTCGCCGAGGCTCAGGCCGCGCGCCGTGACGACTGGCAAGAGCGCGATCACGATCGCGAGCGCCGTCCGCATCGCCAGGAGGGCTATCACTACGGCGACTCGCGCGGCAAGCATGAGCACGGGCGTCGAAAGAAATCGTTTCTCGGCGATCTGTTCGACTTCGACTGA
- a CDS encoding carbonic anhydrase: MSDKSTMSEERDGAETGDLLYLLQGADDFSRFVFPDSEALFKSLARQQAPHTLFITCADSRVSPEMITQTRPGELFVCRNIGNIVPAYGEMLGGVSAVVEYAVLALNVRQIVICGHSDCGAMKGLASGATIADEMPTVHAWLRNAEAARSVVMARKLEQERIVGAMVEENIRLQLTHLRTHPAVAGRLALGKLQVQGWVYDIGRGKVSVYDEADSKFQSLEEARLRMLRKDAS, encoded by the coding sequence ATGTCCGACAAATCCACCATGAGCGAAGAACGCGACGGCGCCGAGACGGGCGACCTCCTCTACCTGCTGCAAGGCGCAGACGATTTCAGCCGCTTCGTGTTCCCCGATAGCGAAGCGCTCTTCAAGAGCCTCGCGCGCCAGCAGGCGCCGCACACGCTTTTCATCACCTGCGCGGATTCCCGCGTGTCGCCGGAAATGATCACGCAGACGCGCCCCGGCGAGCTTTTCGTATGCCGCAACATCGGCAATATCGTGCCGGCTTATGGCGAAATGCTCGGCGGCGTGTCGGCGGTCGTCGAGTACGCGGTGCTCGCGCTCAACGTGCGGCAGATCGTGATCTGCGGGCACTCGGACTGCGGCGCGATGAAAGGCCTTGCGTCCGGCGCGACCATCGCCGATGAAATGCCGACCGTCCACGCCTGGCTGCGCAATGCGGAAGCGGCGCGCAGCGTCGTGATGGCGCGCAAGCTGGAACAGGAACGTATCGTCGGCGCGATGGTCGAGGAGAACATCCGGCTGCAGTTGACGCACCTGCGCACGCATCCGGCGGTCGCGGGACGGCTCGCGCTCGGCAAGCTGCAGGTGCAAGGCTGGGTGTACGACATCGGGCGCGGCAAAGTCTCGGTGTACGACGAAGCCGACAGCAAGTTCCAGTCGCTCGAAGAAGCGCGTCTGCGCATGTTGCGCAAGGATGCGTCCTGA
- a CDS encoding FmdB family zinc ribbon protein, whose product MPFYDYECATCGAFEAARRIAERDEPAACPQCSATAARVTIGAPSVGGASASGAGAEDAGSYGMQHRGGCLCCR is encoded by the coding sequence ATGCCTTTCTACGATTACGAATGCGCGACGTGCGGCGCATTCGAAGCCGCCCGCCGCATCGCCGAGCGCGACGAACCGGCGGCATGCCCGCAATGCAGCGCCACGGCCGCGCGCGTAACGATCGGCGCGCCGAGCGTGGGCGGCGCAAGCGCGTCCGGCGCCGGTGCGGAGGATGCCGGCAGCTACGGCATGCAGCATCGCGGCGGATGCCTCTGCTGCCGTTAG
- a CDS encoding DUF1488 domain-containing protein: MTIEFSGRRHVVAAARVAFEAKVDGREVWCSVSLDALNDHFGNSGTSSHDLLSAFEGGRVQIEEVARRTLERNHGQSVELETSDFKASRAI, translated from the coding sequence ATGACGATAGAGTTCAGCGGGCGGCGTCATGTCGTGGCGGCAGCGCGTGTCGCTTTCGAAGCAAAGGTGGACGGGCGCGAAGTCTGGTGCAGCGTCTCCCTCGATGCGCTCAACGATCACTTCGGCAACAGCGGGACGTCGTCGCACGATCTCCTCTCCGCTTTCGAAGGCGGACGCGTGCAAATCGAGGAGGTTGCCCGGCGCACGCTCGAGCGCAACCACGGCCAGTCGGTCGAACTGGAAACCAGCGACTTCAAGGCTTCCCGGGCAATCTAG
- a CDS encoding response regulator, with protein MEERSYDLCTERFEVWNPLYATFTGPRRVLFVHSESNVGDSFALLLAMRGFEAVQMGDATSALQFVGNWRPQALFVDTLIGDPHDHALARALRVALARDQKEGELQLMIALAADAARDPRDTLFDAGYDGFCRTPCPVWWMFDLLKCFYAG; from the coding sequence ATGGAAGAACGATCGTACGATCTGTGCACCGAGCGGTTCGAAGTCTGGAATCCGCTATACGCGACGTTCACCGGCCCGCGGCGCGTGCTGTTCGTGCATTCGGAATCGAATGTGGGCGATTCGTTCGCGCTCCTGCTCGCGATGCGCGGCTTCGAAGCCGTGCAGATGGGCGATGCGACGAGCGCCCTGCAGTTCGTCGGCAACTGGCGGCCGCAGGCGCTGTTCGTCGATACGCTCATCGGCGATCCGCACGATCATGCGCTTGCGCGCGCATTGCGGGTTGCGCTGGCTCGCGATCAGAAGGAGGGCGAACTCCAGCTGATGATCGCTCTCGCCGCCGATGCCGCCCGCGATCCGCGCGATACGCTCTTCGACGCAGGTTACGACGGCTTTTGCAGAACGCCGTGTCCGGTCTGGTGGATGTTCGATCTTTTGAAGTGTTTCTACGCCGGGTGA
- a CDS encoding YqjD family protein, translated as MDNANGSASTIQTMTSDEPPLARRTVASAMEAALAPGMTQAQNASVTPLAPGAAHQPAMYAPYHVHGSVLEGGDSPSVLAQPAAARAERQGSQFHPSPPAPRRARDMLAGAQNAVSTRYRQAKEGTDDYVHDNPWKSIALAAVGGLIVGLLAAR; from the coding sequence ATGGACAATGCAAACGGCAGCGCATCCACGATCCAGACGATGACCTCGGACGAGCCGCCGCTCGCGCGCCGCACGGTGGCGAGCGCGATGGAAGCGGCGCTCGCGCCAGGCATGACGCAGGCGCAGAACGCGAGCGTGACGCCGCTCGCGCCGGGCGCGGCGCACCAGCCCGCGATGTACGCGCCGTATCACGTGCACGGCAGCGTGCTCGAGGGCGGCGACAGTCCGTCGGTGCTCGCGCAACCCGCCGCCGCGAGAGCCGAGCGGCAGGGCAGCCAGTTCCATCCGTCGCCGCCGGCGCCGCGCCGCGCGCGTGACATGCTGGCGGGCGCGCAGAATGCCGTTTCGACGCGTTATCGTCAGGCGAAGGAGGGTACCGACGACTACGTGCACGACAACCCATGGAAATCGATCGCGCTTGCGGCGGTCGGCGGATTGATCGTCGGTTTGCTGGCGGCGCGCTGA
- a CDS encoding DMT family transporter has protein sequence MTPVNLAQLFVLAALWGGSFLFIRVGVTDLGVAPLMALRVGIGAAFLLLMLALRGNARQALSTMRERAWPLLVVGILNSAAPFCLFAYAELTLSAGVTSVMNATTPLWGALVAFLWLNDRLTRLRVAGLAIGFAGVLALVWDQMFVHDASAVPVAPMATALAALAALAASASYGVAASYTKKHLMGVDSLTVAAGTMSAATIVLLPFALFFWPAGTVSLHAWGAVLALGVACTGVAYMMFFHLIAVAGPARAITVTFLIPIFGILWGALFLAERVSVGMGIACAIVLVGTALATGVVKRVPLVGARRTQKA, from the coding sequence ATGACCCCTGTCAATCTCGCTCAATTGTTCGTCCTCGCCGCGCTATGGGGCGGCTCGTTCCTGTTCATCCGCGTCGGCGTGACCGATCTCGGCGTGGCGCCGCTGATGGCGTTGCGCGTCGGCATCGGCGCGGCTTTTCTGCTTCTGATGCTCGCGCTGCGCGGCAACGCGCGACAGGCGCTCTCGACGATGCGCGAGCGCGCCTGGCCGCTGCTGGTCGTCGGCATCCTCAACTCTGCCGCGCCGTTCTGTCTATTTGCGTATGCCGAGCTGACGCTGTCGGCGGGCGTCACGTCCGTCATGAACGCGACGACACCGCTCTGGGGCGCGCTCGTCGCCTTCCTGTGGCTCAACGACCGGCTAACGCGCCTGCGCGTCGCGGGCCTCGCGATCGGCTTTGCGGGTGTGCTCGCACTGGTCTGGGATCAGATGTTCGTGCACGACGCGTCCGCCGTTCCCGTCGCGCCGATGGCGACCGCGCTGGCCGCACTCGCGGCGCTCGCCGCGTCGGCCAGCTACGGCGTCGCCGCGAGCTACACGAAGAAGCATCTGATGGGCGTCGATTCGCTGACGGTCGCGGCCGGCACGATGAGCGCGGCGACCATCGTGCTGCTGCCCTTCGCGCTGTTCTTCTGGCCCGCGGGCACGGTGTCGCTCCATGCGTGGGGCGCGGTGCTCGCGCTCGGCGTCGCGTGCACGGGCGTCGCCTACATGATGTTCTTCCATCTCATCGCGGTGGCCGGGCCTGCGCGCGCGATCACCGTCACCTTCCTGATTCCGATCTTCGGCATCCTGTGGGGCGCGCTCTTTCTCGCCGAGCGTGTGTCGGTGGGGATGGGCATCGCGTGTGCGATCGTGCTGGTCGGCACCGCGCTCGCGACGGGCGTCGTCAAGCGCGTGCCGCTAGTGGGGGCGCGCCGCACGCAGAAAGCCTGA
- a CDS encoding cupin, with protein MAEQTVSLLAHDARCEHFMLPPNGWVPNNTRLPVLLWHRAIDPKSPDPAVRFETLFAHNGWPPQWRNGVFDYHHFHSTAHEALGIASGDAELILGGPHGRVISVCAGDALILPAGTGHCLLTCGRRFQVVGAYPPGQQWDIRRAALSEAERIAMEALPFPRSDPVAGEDGPLTREWH; from the coding sequence ATGGCTGAGCAAACCGTAAGCTTGCTGGCGCATGACGCCCGCTGCGAGCACTTCATGCTGCCGCCCAACGGCTGGGTGCCGAACAACACCCGCCTGCCGGTGCTCCTGTGGCACCGCGCGATCGATCCAAAATCACCCGACCCCGCCGTCCGTTTCGAAACCCTGTTCGCGCACAACGGCTGGCCGCCGCAATGGCGCAATGGCGTCTTCGACTATCACCACTTTCATTCGACTGCGCACGAGGCGCTCGGTATCGCATCGGGCGACGCGGAACTGATCCTCGGCGGCCCGCACGGCCGCGTGATTTCGGTCTGCGCCGGCGATGCGCTCATCCTGCCCGCGGGCACCGGTCATTGTCTGCTGACGTGCGGGCGCCGCTTTCAGGTGGTCGGCGCGTATCCGCCGGGTCAGCAGTGGGATATCCGCCGCGCAGCGCTCAGCGAGGCGGAGCGCATCGCGATGGAAGCATTGCCGTTTCCGCGCAGCGATCCCGTCGCGGGTGAAGACGGGCCGCTGACACGTGAGTGGCATTGA
- a CDS encoding LysR family transcriptional regulator, which yields MDLLRSMRIFARVAEAASFTTAAQQMDITTAQASRAVTELETHLRTRLLNRTTRRVALTDAGNRYLTRCKEVLELVDLSEAEASNAQLSPSGVLRMHAPITFGQHYVVPALTRYLEEQPQVRVELTLSQHVPDMLDEGFDVFLQVTTSTLPDSALVSTKICSMPSVLCASPAYLKRAGVPQGIEDLTKHACLQLVTTFFPVDRWIFEGPRGQVEVDLEPGRLRVNSADALAVALSNGLGIAPLPMLAALPWLQSGALVRVLPEWELQTMTIYAMYASRQYLDAKIRTWITFLRDFVEGTLANEPPEASFETSHSQDE from the coding sequence ATGGACTTATTGCGGAGCATGAGGATCTTTGCGCGGGTCGCCGAGGCGGCGAGCTTCACGACCGCGGCGCAGCAAATGGATATCACGACGGCGCAGGCATCGCGCGCCGTCACCGAACTCGAAACGCATCTGCGCACGCGTCTGCTCAATCGCACGACGCGCCGTGTCGCGCTCACCGACGCGGGCAACCGCTATCTCACGCGCTGCAAGGAAGTGCTCGAACTCGTCGATCTGTCCGAGGCCGAAGCGAGCAACGCGCAGCTTTCTCCGAGCGGCGTGCTGCGCATGCACGCGCCGATCACTTTCGGCCAGCATTACGTGGTGCCCGCGCTCACGCGATATCTGGAAGAACAACCGCAGGTGCGCGTCGAGCTGACGCTGTCGCAGCACGTCCCCGATATGCTCGACGAAGGCTTCGACGTCTTCCTGCAGGTGACGACATCCACCCTGCCCGACTCCGCGCTCGTCTCCACGAAAATCTGCTCGATGCCGAGCGTGCTCTGCGCATCGCCCGCGTATCTGAAGCGCGCGGGCGTGCCGCAAGGCATCGAAGACCTGACGAAGCACGCGTGCCTGCAACTCGTGACGACCTTCTTCCCCGTCGACCGATGGATATTCGAAGGCCCGCGCGGACAGGTCGAGGTGGATCTCGAACCCGGCCGGCTGCGTGTCAATTCCGCCGACGCGCTCGCCGTCGCCCTGTCCAATGGTCTCGGCATCGCGCCGTTGCCGATGCTCGCGGCGCTCCCATGGCTGCAAAGCGGCGCGCTCGTGCGCGTGCTGCCCGAGTGGGAATTGCAGACCATGACCATCTACGCGATGTATGCATCCCGTCAGTATCTCGACGCGAAGATCCGCACATGGATTACGTTCCTGCGCGATTTCGTCGAAGGAACACTCGCGAACGAGCCGCCGGAAGCGTCTTTCGAGACCTCGCATTCCCAAGACGAATGA